In Saimiri boliviensis isolate mSaiBol1 chromosome 12, mSaiBol1.pri, whole genome shotgun sequence, one genomic interval encodes:
- the NUDT13 gene encoding NAD(P)H pyrophosphatase NUDT13, mitochondrial isoform X3, whose protein sequence is MSLYCGIAFKRKFFWCYRLLSTYVTKTRYLFELKEDDDACKKAQQTGAFYLFHGLAPLLQTSAHQYAAPQHSLLELERLLGKFGQDAQRIEDSVLIGCSEQQKAWFALDLGLDNSSSILASLPKPEMETELKGSFIELRKALFQLNAKDASLLSTAQALLRWHDAHQFCSRSGQPTKKNVAGSKRVCPSNNIIYYPQVAPVVITLVSDGNRCLLARQSSFPKGMYSALAGFCDIGESVEETVRREVAEEVGLEVESLQYCASQHWPFPNSSLMIAYHATVKPGQTEIQVNLRELETAAWFSHHEVATALKRKGPYTQKENGTFPFWLPPKLAISHQLIKEWVEKQTSSSLPA, encoded by the exons GTATTTATTTGAACTGAAGGAAGACGATGATGCATGTAAAAAAGCCCAGCAAACAGGAGCATTTTACCTCTTTCATGGTCTGGCTCCTCTGCTTCAGACTTCAGCACATCAATATGCGGCCCCCCAGCATAGCCTATTAG AGTTGGAAAGGCTCTTGGGTAAATTTGGACAGGATGCACAAAGAATAGAAGATTCTGTGCTGATTGGATGCTCTGAGCAGCAGAAAGCATGGTTTGCTCTGGATCTAGGCCTGGATAACTCCTCTTCCATACTTG cCTCCTTACCCAAACCTGAAATGGAGACAGAGCTCAAGGGGTCTTTCATTGAGCTGAGAAAGGCTCTCTTTCAACTTAATGCAAAGGATGCCTCCTTGCTGTCCACG GCTCAAGCTCTTCTCCGCTGGCATGATGCTCATCAGTTCTGCAGCAGAAGTGGGCAGCCCACCAAGAAGAACGTGGCTGGCAGCAAGCGTGTGTGCCCTTCCAATAATATCATCTATTATCCACAG GTGGCTCCTGTGGTGATCACTCTGGTGTCAGATGGGAACCGATGCCTGCTTGCCCGCCAAAGCTCCTTTCCCAAGGGAATGTATTCTGCCTTGGCAGGTTTTTGTGATATAG GTGAAAGTGTGGAAGAGACTGTCCGTCGAGAAGTTGCAGAAGAGGTGGGATTGGAGGTGGAAAGCCTGCAGTACTGTGCATCCCAGCACTGGCCCTTTCCTAATAGCTCACTCATGATTGCTTACCATGCAACTGTGAAACCAGGGCAGACAGAA ATCCAGGTGAACTTGAGAGAACTAGAGACAGCTGCCTGGTTCAGTCATCATGAGGTAGCCACAGCCCTGAAGAGAAAGGGCCCTTATACTCAGAAAGAGAATGGGACTTTCCCATTTTGGCTGCCCCCTAAGTTAGCCATCTCCCACCAACTAATTAAGGAGTGGGTGGAAAAACAGACCTCTTCTTCCCTGCCTGCTTAG
- the NUDT13 gene encoding NAD(P)H pyrophosphatase NUDT13, mitochondrial isoform X1 → MSLYCGIAFKRKFFWCYRLLSTYVTKTRYLFELKEDDDACKKAQQTGAFYLFHGLAPLLQTSAHQYAAPQHSLLELERLLGKFGQDAQRIEDSVLIGCSEQQKAWFALDLGLDNSSSILASLPKPEMETELKGSFIELRKALFQLNAKDASLLSTVDSDFSFCRKFSKAAQALLRWHDAHQFCSRSGQPTKKNVAGSKRVCPSNNIIYYPQVAPVVITLVSDGNRCLLARQSSFPKGMYSALAGFCDIGESVEETVRREVAEEVGLEVESLQYCASQHWPFPNSSLMIAYHATVKPGQTEIQVNLRELETAAWFSHHEVATALKRKGPYTQKENGTFPFWLPPKLAISHQLIKEWVEKQTSSSLPA, encoded by the exons GTATTTATTTGAACTGAAGGAAGACGATGATGCATGTAAAAAAGCCCAGCAAACAGGAGCATTTTACCTCTTTCATGGTCTGGCTCCTCTGCTTCAGACTTCAGCACATCAATATGCGGCCCCCCAGCATAGCCTATTAG AGTTGGAAAGGCTCTTGGGTAAATTTGGACAGGATGCACAAAGAATAGAAGATTCTGTGCTGATTGGATGCTCTGAGCAGCAGAAAGCATGGTTTGCTCTGGATCTAGGCCTGGATAACTCCTCTTCCATACTTG cCTCCTTACCCAAACCTGAAATGGAGACAGAGCTCAAGGGGTCTTTCATTGAGCTGAGAAAGGCTCTCTTTCAACTTAATGCAAAGGATGCCTCCTTGCTGTCCACGGTAGATTCTGATTTCTCATTCTGTAGGAAATTTAGTAAAGCA GCTCAAGCTCTTCTCCGCTGGCATGATGCTCATCAGTTCTGCAGCAGAAGTGGGCAGCCCACCAAGAAGAACGTGGCTGGCAGCAAGCGTGTGTGCCCTTCCAATAATATCATCTATTATCCACAG GTGGCTCCTGTGGTGATCACTCTGGTGTCAGATGGGAACCGATGCCTGCTTGCCCGCCAAAGCTCCTTTCCCAAGGGAATGTATTCTGCCTTGGCAGGTTTTTGTGATATAG GTGAAAGTGTGGAAGAGACTGTCCGTCGAGAAGTTGCAGAAGAGGTGGGATTGGAGGTGGAAAGCCTGCAGTACTGTGCATCCCAGCACTGGCCCTTTCCTAATAGCTCACTCATGATTGCTTACCATGCAACTGTGAAACCAGGGCAGACAGAA ATCCAGGTGAACTTGAGAGAACTAGAGACAGCTGCCTGGTTCAGTCATCATGAGGTAGCCACAGCCCTGAAGAGAAAGGGCCCTTATACTCAGAAAGAGAATGGGACTTTCCCATTTTGGCTGCCCCCTAAGTTAGCCATCTCCCACCAACTAATTAAGGAGTGGGTGGAAAAACAGACCTCTTCTTCCCTGCCTGCTTAG
- the NUDT13 gene encoding NAD(P)H pyrophosphatase NUDT13, mitochondrial isoform X2 — protein sequence MSLYCGIAFKRKFFWCYRLLSTYVTKTRYLFELKEDDDACKKAQQTGAFYLFHGLAPLLQTSAHQYAAPQHSLLELERLLGKFGQDAQRIEDSVLIGCSEQQKAWFALDLGLDNSSSILASLPKPEMETELKGSFIELRKALFQLNAKDASLLSTAQALLRWHDAHQFCSRSGQPTKKNVAGSKRVCPSNNIIYYPQVAPVVITLVSDGNRCLLARQSSFPKGMYSALAGFCDIGKEFRGYTGDTGRHKVLIVSVSLSCCYSAWIPKHILFYHVKKTAFWLYTYIYIYIYNFFFSFPFYLRQRSLILLLRLECRGTIMAYCSLNSLGSSNPPTSASRIARTTGTGYHAWLNFKFFCRDRSHHVA from the exons GTATTTATTTGAACTGAAGGAAGACGATGATGCATGTAAAAAAGCCCAGCAAACAGGAGCATTTTACCTCTTTCATGGTCTGGCTCCTCTGCTTCAGACTTCAGCACATCAATATGCGGCCCCCCAGCATAGCCTATTAG AGTTGGAAAGGCTCTTGGGTAAATTTGGACAGGATGCACAAAGAATAGAAGATTCTGTGCTGATTGGATGCTCTGAGCAGCAGAAAGCATGGTTTGCTCTGGATCTAGGCCTGGATAACTCCTCTTCCATACTTG cCTCCTTACCCAAACCTGAAATGGAGACAGAGCTCAAGGGGTCTTTCATTGAGCTGAGAAAGGCTCTCTTTCAACTTAATGCAAAGGATGCCTCCTTGCTGTCCACG GCTCAAGCTCTTCTCCGCTGGCATGATGCTCATCAGTTCTGCAGCAGAAGTGGGCAGCCCACCAAGAAGAACGTGGCTGGCAGCAAGCGTGTGTGCCCTTCCAATAATATCATCTATTATCCACAG GTGGCTCCTGTGGTGATCACTCTGGTGTCAGATGGGAACCGATGCCTGCTTGCCCGCCAAAGCTCCTTTCCCAAGGGAATGTATTCTGCCTTGGCAGGTTTTTGTGATATAGGTAAGGAGTTTAGAGGATATACAGGTGACACTGGAAGACATAAAGTCTTAATAGTAagtgtttctctttcttgttGCTATAGTGCTTGGATTCCCAAGCACATTCTTTTCTATCATGTCAAGAAAACTGCTTTCtggctatatacatatatatatatatatatatataatttttttttctcctttcctttttatttgagacagaggagtctcatcctgttgctcaggctggagtgcagaggcacaatcatggcttactgcagcctcaactctctgggctcaagcaatcctcccacctcagcttcccgaatagctaggactacaggtacaggctaccatgcctggctaaattttaaatttttctgtagagataggtctcaccatgttgcctag